In Rubritalea squalenifaciens DSM 18772, the sequence TCCGCCAGTGCCTGCAGGAGGCCGTTGGTGGTGTCCACATTGGTCTGGAGTGAGGCGGCCTGGTTGGTGTGGAGGACGTGGTTGAGGAAGATGCTGACGTTTGGATTGGCTGCCTGCAGCTGGTCGATCATCAGGGAGATGTCATCCCTCACCTGGGTGGGCGAGGAGCCGCCTGCCAGGTCGTTGATGCCGATGAGGATGGAGGCGGTGTCCGGCGTGTAGGTGGTGCCGGTATAAGCCTTGGTAGTAGGGGCATCGCTGGTCTCAAAGGTGAGGCTCTGGCCTGTCCAGTTGAGCAAGGTGCCTTGGCCGAGGTTGTTGGTATTGTAGCGGCCCGATGGGAGGGGGACGCGGGCGTTTTCCCAGAAGGCGCGCCAGCCCCAGTGACCATCGTGGATATTGTCGAAGCTCTGGCCGTTGTGATCGGCCGTGGAGCCGGGATTGTTCTGATAAGCCCCGGTGACGGAGCCGACGAACTGGTAACCCGTGGTGGCATTTTTCGGTACCGACTTCTCTGCCAAGTTCTTGAAGATCTGATAGCGGTAGCTGGAGTGACCGGCTCCTCCCTGAGTGATCGAGTCACCGATAAAGGCGAGCTTGCCGTACCAGCGGGAAACGATGTTTTGGGCGAAGAATTCCTGGGCGAAACGCTCCCCTGAGCGGATCTTGGCGGCTTTGGTGAGATGGAGGTTGTCGCCGCCCAGCTCGAGGTCGAGATTGTCGATGTAGCTGATGGTGGCATCGCCGGCTGCGAGGGAGGCGTGCTTGGCACGGGTGGTGTCTCTGGAGGAACCTGCGGCGGTGATTCCGCCGATCACGCCGTACATGTTGGTCGCATTGGGGAGGTCCGAGCGCAGGCTGGTGATGAGCTCGGTAAAGCGGGTATCCGCGATGCTGGCTTCGGTGCTGGTGTTACTCTCGCCCTGCACGTAGAGCAGGCCGACGATTTCAAAGGTGTCGCCATTGCTGGTGAGGGTAGTAGTGGCGGCGGTCACGGTATCCACGACGTGGGAGTACATGTGGCCACCGGCGGACTTGGACCAGAGGGTGTTTCCCCCTCCGCCACGGCTGGCTTTGATAATGCCAAAATTGCGCACGCCGGCGCGGTAGAGAGTACGGGAGAATTCGATCTCAGGTCCCCAGTGGGTGGCGCTGCCGGGATAGTAGCCGCCCTGCTGGTCCTGCAGGCTGGTGAAGACGCCGCCGGAGTCCCCCAGAGAGGTGGTGGCGCTCGCGACATTGTGCCAGTAGAATTTTACGTGATCATCTGCCGGGTCGGATCCGGAGGTGGGGTCGGCTTCGCCAAAATTAGTGACTCCCAGTGAGTTTGACTGGCCGGTCAGGACGAAGAGTTTGTAGTGCTCTGCGAGGGCGCTAGAGGCCGCGAGCAGGGTGAAGGCGAGGATGTGGAGAAGTCTCATGACTTGACTGGGTTGATATAAGGCTTTGTGAGTGTGTTGGGGATGGGTACTCTAGCCCTTCTTTTCAAATCTCGCTAAGGGAAGCATCTGGTTTGGTCTTAAACCAGTTGGCTGGTCGGGGGAGTTGCGGCGAATAAAGGGCCCTTTCTGCCCCGAGATACCACTTTACATACGCGATGGGGGATCTAGGGTGCGGGCGTGTTAGCGACTTATATTCACGATCTGGATCCGGTGATTTTCAGCATTACGGATAGCATCAAGCTGCGTTGGTACGGACTGGCGTACTTGCTGGCCTTTGTCGTGGGGTATTACCTGCTGAAGTGGCTGGGGAATAAGAAACTGTGGGTTCTCCCGGGGAATCAGGCTGGGGATTTCATCGCTTACGCAGCCTTTTTTGGTGTCTTTCTCGGAGGTAGAATCGGGAATGTACTGATCTACCAGAGGGCTGAATTAATGGAGGATCCATCGATGATTTTCCGCGTCTGGGAAGGCGGGATGGCAAGTCACGGGGGGATTCTGGGGTTGATGATTTTTACCCTCGTGTATTCGAGGATGAAGAAGGTGTCTTGGACTGGTCTGGGGGATGCTCTCTGCGTGGTGGCTCCCTTGGGCTTGATGTTTGGGCGGATCGCTAACTTTATCAATGGCGAGCTCTATGGGCGTATTGACCGTGGTTTTGCCTGGGCCATGAAGTTTCCTGAAACGATGTGGGAGCCTGGGGCTCCTGAGTCTGAGCGTGTGAGTCAGGCGATGCTTGCCGCAGTGGATGCTGACCCTCGTGGCACTTATGCCAAGTTCTATAATGAGATGGGACAGGGTATAGGGCCTGAGACCGGCGCTCTGAACCGCGAAGCTTTGCTGCAGGGAATCAGGGAGAGCGATAAGGTGAAGGAGGCCGTGGGGCAATACCTCGAGCCGCGTTATCCGTCCCAGTTGTTCCAGGCGGCTCTTGAGGGGCTTGCGCTATTTCTGATTCTCTTCGCTGTACGGATGAAGTTCCCCAAGCTGGCGCACGGGGTGCTCACAGGCTTGTTCTTCATTTTCTACGCGATCTTCCGCATTTCTATGGAGAATTTCCGCGAACCGGAAATTGTGAACCGTTCCTACTTCGGGATTGAAATCACCGAGGGTCAGTTCTGGTCCATCTTCATGATCTTCATCGGTCTGGCATTCCTGGTCAAAGCCAAGATCAGCGTGGGCAAGAAGAGTATCTTCAATCACGGTGGTTTGTAGCTTCCACCGTGGAGGATAGAGGCCAGCATGCGGTGGTTTTATTGACCACGGAATACACGGAAGTTACGGAAAGGCTTGCTGAAGCGGGAAGTTTCTTTGTGTATGAACTTTCTCAACAGCTTTGGTGGTGATAAGCATGACGTTATGAGAAGTAAAATGCTCCTATCAATGGTATTAGTTTTCGTTCTCTCGTCTCTTTTTGGCTTTTCGCAGGATGTTGAAGTTGTTCAAGAAGTTAGGGACAAGTTTCTTGTAGATCCTGTTGAGATGTCTGAGCTTACGGTGAAGGATCTTGGGCTTGCTAAAAAGTTAGAGGAAATTACCAGAGTGAGTCCCTATCTCAAGCAGGGTGATATGAAGATGCTGATGCACGCTTTTGGAGTGCATGATATTCTACCAGAGAGAAACTTTATTGAACTCAGAGAAGGATCTATTCGAGTTAAAGGGACACGATTATTCTGTATGCAGTGTAGCCGTATTTTATCAGCATTAACGCTGACGAATAATCTGAAGTTGGAGGAATTTTCTGTGCTAGGCGCAGGCTTTGCCTCTGGAGAAACTGAGAAGTACAATCAGCTTCTCAAGAAGCTAGGCCTGGACGTGCATGTTGATGAATAATGAATCAACCTACTCCGCTTTCGGGGCGGTGTGTTCTAGCTTGTGGGAGCGGGTTTTGGGGTCGCGTTTGAAGATGGGGCCTACTTCGACGAGGGTGTTTTCGCCTTTGGCGCTGATCTTGGCGCAGTCAGGCGAGGCCTGTGGGGGCTTGTTCGGGTAAAAGGCGGTGCTCTTCTTGACCTTGGCGGGCTTGCCGTTGATTTGAGGCCAGCCGAAGGTGACGTTGACTTTCGGGATGTTAGAGCGGCGGATCTTGGCGGTGCTGTAGACCTCGACGAAAGCGGAGAGGTTTTTGCTGAAGGTGAAGCTGTCTCCCTCGAAGCGGAGTTTTCCGACCGGTGTCCATGTGCCGTCCGGGGATTTGATGCGGCACTCGAACCAGGTGTTCTTTTGCTCGTCAGTCTCGGCCTTGCGCACTTCGTAGGTCCAGGTGCCTTTGCCCCACTTGATCGGGCGGCGAACGCTGGCGAACTCGCCTTCATAGCCGGCACTCTCTACCAGACAGGATGGGTCGGCTGTCTGGACGTGCTCCAGGCCGATGGGGGTTTTCTGGTCATGGGACCAACGGGAGAAGATGGCGCCGTGACCACGGTGGACGCGGGTGCGGGATTCCTTGTTGTCCCATCCGTTGACGTTGGTCTGGATGCCGCCGTAGAACTGCAGGCCGTTGATCTTGCTGTTGCCGACTGGAGAGATATAGAGGTTGTAGGTATCGGGGACATCCCTGTCCACGGTGATGGTCTGGGAGAAGGATTCAAAATTTTTGACGTCTTCTTCGAGAGTCCAGAAGATGTTAGCGACGTGCCAAGGAGAGCGAGGCAGTTTGATGCCGAGTTCATCGGCCATTTCCTTTGGTGATGGCTGGGCGCAGAGATCTTCAGCGGCGGTGAGCGGAGAGATCAGCGGGAGGAGAGCAAGGAGTGCATGAGTAGGTTTCATTTCGTTAGTATGTGTATGTTGAGAGCTTGGAATAATCCATTCACAGAGCGTTGCCAGAGAGAGATGTCGTCTTGAAATCTCACTCTTTGCCGGTAGTCAGGAATTTCATCAGGTCGCGCAATTCATCGGGATTCAATGAATAGATGAGGGCTGGAGGCATGGGGGAGGTGGTGGATGGGGCTACGGATTGGATCTTGCTGGAATCGATGGTGGTTGTCTGCTGGAGGTCGAAGGCGGTGGTGGCGATGACGGTTTGTTTGTCGTCCCGGGAGAGGACTTTGCCGAAGAGGCTGGTGCCGTCCTTGAGGTTGATCTGCTGGAAGTGGTATTGCTCAGAGACTTCCGCGGAGGGGTCGACAATGGCCTTGAGGATGTCTTTCTTGCTAAAGCGGGTGGAGAGATTGGTGAGGTTGGGGCCGGAGTCTCCACCGGCATTGCCGTGGGTGTGGCAGCGGATGCAGAGGGTGGCGTGGAACATCTTGCGGCCATTCTCATAGCTGGCTTTGCTGAGGTCCTGGCTGGCGGCAAGGGCTGTCTGTACGGTCCAGGCCTGGCCGGGGCCTTTGGCCACGTAAACGGGTTCCTTTTTGGCCTTGGGCCTGGGGAGCTTGGCGATGCTTTGTTGAAGCTCAGGGCTGAAGCGCTTGAGGGCTTCTTTCTGGATGTTCTTGATGAAGCCTTTGTAGCTTGCGCCGCCGTCGCGCAGTTCGGCTTCATAGAGCCACTGGAAATAGCGGGTGGTGGTGGCTGGGTTCCAGCCCTGCTCGGCACTCATCAGGATGAGGGCGAACTGGATGCCTTTGGCGTTGGGCTGGTTGGCGAGCATCTTCTCAAAGTCCTTGCCGTAGCGGTCGTTTCCTTTGATGAGGTTCTGGTCGATGTCCTGCGCTTCATTGACCGAGGTCTCCATCAGGGTGAGGGTTTTGTTGAGGGCATCAGTGGAGCGCAGTTTGATGAGCTGGCGGGCGAGTTCGACGTTGCTGGCGAAGTCATCCGTGGGAAAGGATTTTTCTAACAAGATTCTTGTCTTGATCGATGCAGGGGAGTCGACAGGGAGCTGGTTGCGGATGTAGGCGAGGGAAAGAGCTCTGAGGTAAGCGAGCTTGTTCTCACGGTCTAGCTCGTCGAAGGGAAGTGTATTGAGTTTTTCTAACAAGGTTTCTCCGTTCTTGCCCAGTCTGGCAAGAGCGATGGAGGCGTGGATAACTTTGTAGGGATTGGTTTCGCTTCTGTATTGGTCTATCCAGTCCTTGAGTGGAATACCTTCGAGGGCGAGGCGGGCGTGGTAGCTGACTCGTCTGTCGGGATGATCGAGGTGTTTCCAGACAGTGTCGAGGTTCGGAGACTTGGTGAGGGTATCGGTCAGGCCTGCCAGAGGTGGGCGCTCGAGTGTGCTGGGTGATTCAGAGAGTTTACCTTTGTAGCTGACGCGGTAGAGGCTGGAGGCGAGTCTGCGACCACCCGTGAGAAAATATATGGCGCCATCCGGGCCGATGGTGGCATCGGTGAGGGGGAGTGGTTTGCCGGAGATGAATTCTTCCTTGGTGGCGGTGTAGCTGGAGCCTTGCGGGCTGAGGTGGAGGGCGTAGATACGGCCGAAGGTCCAGTCGAGAATGAAGAGGGCATCGCGGTACTTTTGCGGGAAGTCAGCCTGGGTGCCGAAGAGGACACCTGTCGGGCTGCCGGGGCCGATGTCGATCATCGCGGGGAGGCTGTCGGCAAAGTATGCCGGCCACTTGGAGGTGCCGGTGCGCCAGCCGTATTCAGCACCCTTGGTGACGTGCATGACGCGGGTGGGGCGGTACCAGGGCGTGCCGGCATCCCACTCCATGTCAGAGTCGTAGGCGAAGAGTTCACCTTGTGGTGAGAAGGCGATGTCGTAGGCGTTTCTGAATCCGGTGGCGATGATTTCCGGGTTTGAGCCATCAGCGCCGAATCGGACGATGTGGCCGCCTGGTGCCTTGATCTGGGTGGCGTGGCCGCGTGGGTCTAACAGTCGAGTGAGAAGGTGGTCTTCCTGCCAGTTTCCATTGCTGGGTGAGGTGGCGCCAGCGGGGAGTGGCGTGTGGTTGCCCGCGCTGTAGTAAAGTTCTCCAGTAGGTGACTGGACGATGGCGTGCAGGCCGTGTTCGCCGCCGGACTTGAGCTTGATGAGGAGCTCCTGTTGGTCGAACTTGCCGTCCTTGTTAGTATCGGTAAGACGGTAGACGCCGGGGTTCTTCATGGAGACGCCCATGTAGAGGGAGCCATTGGCCCAGCAGAGTCCCTGGGCCATGCCGGGGGATTCAAGTTGCTCGACTTTGACAACCTTACCATTTTCTAACAAAATCCTGTAGAGTGCGCCGTGTTGGTCGCAGGCATAAAGGTTACCAGCGTCATCGAAAGTCATGGAGACCCAGGAGCCTTGCTCCTTCGGAACGGTGTAGAGTTTCTCTGTCTGGAATCCGGGCAGGGTGGTGATAGTCTCCGGCTTGTCGTTCTTGTCGTGGTCAAGCTCCAGCATCATGAGGTCCTTGAACTGGACTTTCATGGCCGGGCCTTGATGGAGCTGCAGGGCGATCCAGCCCTTGGCGTCCTTGTGCTTCTTGTCCTCATCGATGACTTCCACGGTCTTGTGGCCATTGATGAAATGCATGAGTTTATTCCCATCGGCTACGATCTTGTAGCTGTTCCACTCGCCGGGCTTGATGGATTTCTGGGCCAGTTCGCCAGAGGGTAGGGGCTCGGTCTGTTTCTTACCATCGGGCGAAATGCGCATCTTCTGGCCACGTTTGGCGACGATGCCGCGTCCGTCCTGATCGTAGAGGATGCCGCTGTAGTTGGTGCCGGTCTCTAGGTCGGCCTGATAGCCTTTGATGGCGAAACTGTCCTTGCTAGCCTGGCTGCGGTATTGGATGCCGGAGTTGCCTTGCTTGCTCAGGAAGCGGAAGGAGAGAGTGAGCTCGAAGTCTGAAAATTGTTTGCCTGTGTAGCGCAGGTAGGTGGTTTTGCTACAGGGGTGCTCTGGGGTAGACTCGGCAGTGATGGCGCCGTCCTCTACTTTCCAGTAAGTGGTATCTCCTTTCCACCCTTTGAGGGATTTGCCGTCGAAGAGCGGGATCTCATCGGCAAAGGCATGAGAGGAGAGCAGAGCAAGGGCGAAGATGAGCTTGGTCGATTTCATGAGAGCAGCAGCCAGACAGTCACAGGGTGACCGTCAGTGTTCCAGTTATCGCGCGTGACTGCAAGAACGGTCGGCGCACGAGCGGATTGGATGGCTACATGCCGGGACGGGGGGATCTTTCAAGGGGGAGCAAGTTTGCGGCCGGCGAGGGGAATAGCGAAGGCGGAATCGTATTTTCTTCGACCTCGAAGGGGTTAGAATCTATTTGAGTGCTACTCCGTCTTCATCACACGGGGTGACAGAGATGATTTCTCCGCTTATGGCACGGAAGCCGCCTTCCAAGCCGAACGAGGATGAAAAATCAACGGTTAGCAAGGCGTGGTCGCTAGGTTCTTCGATTTCACGGATGATGAGCTCGAAGAGGACGTTTTGATAATTCCAATGATCTAGCTTTACATGGTCTACTCCATGGAAGCGAAATGTAATCAGGTGGTGTTTACCGAGTTGATAGTGGCCTGACTCGGTAAGCTCTGAAGTCATTTCCCAAGCATGGAGGGTGAAGTCAATCGACGGGCTTCCCGTATCTGGTGCGCCTCGGTGGCATGACAGGCTGATGACCTCCGCATCATGAAACACCGGAAAGTAACCGAACGCCTCGGTGACTTGATGGACGTTTTTTAAGGGAGGAGTTTCAGGCATGACAGGTAAGGGCGGTTCTAGGTAAGGGGATGCAATGCTTCCACCACCCCGCCGGGGTGAGGACTGAGGGCGAATGCTGATCAGTAATTAGTCATCACCGATCAGTAATTCCGATTTTTAATCGGGAATCGTGGTCTGGAGGATGGTGGTGTCTTTGGTAGCTGTTAGAGGAGTGGCGCCTTTGGGCATGAGGAGGAAGGAGCCGGGGGTGAAGGCGCGGCCTTCGGAGTCCATGAGCTTGCCGGAGACGATGGTGATGATGGAGAAGCGTAGTGGGTCGGGGTTGCCGACGGAGGCGCTTTCGCTGAGGGCGAGTTTCTCGACGTGGTAGTAGGGACACTTGGCGAGGGTGTGGCCCTGCGGGGTGTCCATGGTGGGTTCGAAGTCTTCGAAGTCGATGCACTCGAGGGATTCTTCGATGTGAAGGTCACGCGGTTTGCCGTCCAGGCCGAGGCGGTTCCAGTCGTAGACGCGGTAGGTGGTGTCTGAGTTCTGCTGGATCTCGTAGATGAGGAGGCCGGAGCCGATGGCGTGGAGGCGGCCGGAGGGAATGTGGATGGATTCACCGGTCTTGGGGTGGATGGCGTGGACGGTTTCTTCGCATCTGCCTTCCTTGAGTGCCTGCTCGAAGCTTTCCTTGGTAACGCCTTTTTTGAGGCCGACGTAGATCTTGGCGTTCGGGTCGGCATCGGCAATGTACCACATCTCGGTCTTTGGCTCGCCGCCCATGGCGGGGGCGATCTGTGCCGGTGGGTGGACCTGGATGGAGAGGTCGCTGCGGGCGTCGAGGATCTTGATGAGGAGCGGGAAGCGCTCGCCCTCAATGTCTTCGCCGAAGATTTCGCCACGGTAGTCGCGCCAGAGGTCGTGGAGGGATTTGCCTGCGTAGTGGCCGTGGTCCACGACGGACTGCGCCTCCGGGCGGTCGGAGATTTCCCAGGACTCACCGTAGGGTGTATCTGCCTTGGGGAGCTTGCGGGCGTAGGTGCTCTCGAGTGAGCGCCCGCCCCAGACTCTTTCCATGTAGTGAGGGCTAAAGGTAATTGGTTTTTTCATAGCGGAAAATTTTTCAGGCGATTTTGGTTGGAGATCGTCCCGCTTTATGGATGTTACCATCGCATGGAGTTACTCGATATTGCTGCCGTATTGCTGAGTTTGGCTGGTCTATTCGCCTATGTAAATCATAGATGGATCAAACTGCCGACGACGATTGGTATTATGTTGATATCTCTGGGCTTGAGCCTGGGGCTTTTGCTGCTCGGCCAGGTGTGGGGCTACATGGATGATTTTGCGGACCATTTCGTGGGATTGATTGATTTTAATGAGACTCTGATGGAGGGGATGCTGAGCTACCTGCTCTTTGCCGGTGCCCTGCATGTGAACATGACGGACCTGAAGAAGCAGCGGAAGCTGGTGGCGGTGATGGCGAGTGTGGGTGTGGTGGTGACGACCTTCCTGGTGGGAAGTGCCGCGTATTTCTTGTTCGGCCTATTAGGCATCGATATCCCGTATATTTGGTGTCTTGTTTTTGGTTCGCTTATAGCACCAACGGATCCGGTGGCCGTACTGGGTATTTTGAAAACAGCGGGGGCTCCTAAGTCCCTGGAAACCAAGATTACCGGGGAATCTCTCTTCAATGACGGCGTAGGCGTGGTCGTCTATCTGGCCCTGCTGGGCTTTGCGGGAGTCGGTGGTCATGCGGAGAGTCATGACAGCCCGGTGATGGAGGTGGTGAAGCTTTTCGCGATGGAGGCCGGCGGAGGTATCCTGCTGGGAGCGCTGCTGGGTGGCATTGCCTACTACATGCTCAAGAGCATCGATAACTACCACGTGGAGGTGCTTCTCACGCTGGCGCTGGTGACGGCGGGTTACCGTCTGGCGATGGCGATGCACATTTCCGGTCCGCTGGCGATGGTGGTGGCTGGTCTGATGATCGGCAACCATGCCCGTGAGACGGCGATGAGTACGCGCACCCGCAAGTACGTGGATACTTTCTGGGAGATCATTGACGAGGTGCTCAATGCGGTGCTCTTCCTGATCATTGGTCTGGAGATCTTCTTGCTGGAGTTCAGCGGAGCGGCGCTGCTGGCGGGCGTGATCCTGATTCCTATCACTCTAGCTGTTCGCTATATGTCTGTGCTTGTACCAGTTAGCGTGATGCGTAGTAGGCGGGAGTTTACGCCCGGAGTGGAGAAGATCCTGACCTGGGGCGGCATCCGTGGAGGGATTTCCGTGGCGCTGGCGCTGGCGATCCCGCAGAGTGCCGGAGTGGCGCGTGAGATCATTCTGATAGCTACCTACGTGATCGTGATTTTCTCCATCTCGGTGCAGGGTTTGACCCTGAAAGGGCTGATCGCACGCTGCATTGGTGACAAGGCCGTCACGAAATCGCCTTCCCACTAGGGTTCCAAGTGGCTAACATGTCTCGTGGGGGCTTATTTGACCCTTGACGAGGGATGTGGGAATGGTTGTTATCTGCTTGGCGTTTAAGCGCTGGTTAGACAACACCATTCCTTACAAAATGAATTACTTCTATCAAACGGCATCCCGTTGGGTCTCTGCCGCTGTGTGTAGCTTGCTTGCTCTGTGCATGTTGGCCAGCACGGTGCACGGGCAAGACTTCTCCGGAAAGACGATCAACTCCATCTCTATCCGTTACGCTGGGTCCAAGAATGTGGACGAAGCACGCGTGCGTAACATGATGTCTGTAAAGACTGGCCAGAAATACAGTGCTGAAAAGCTGGATGATGACATCCGCTCCCTCGTAGAGAGTGGCCTGATCGATGACGTGCGCATCCTGGCGGAAGAGCAAGGCAATGGCGTAGGCCTAACCTTCGTGGTGGAAACCAAGCCTCGTCTCGCCGGTGTAGGGTTCGAAGGCAACGTGGCTCTCCAGGACAAGGAGAAGATGGCTGAGGCTACCAAGATCAAGGTAGGTGTGCCACTCAGTGACGCGGCGATCTTTGAAGCCCGCAAGAACCTGCAGGAGTACTACCAGGGCTACGGCTATCCTGAGGTGGCTATCGACCACCGCTTGCAGAAGACTGACCGTGCCGGTTATGCTGATTTGATTTTCGTGATTCAGGAAGGTTCCAAAAACGAGGTCCGCAAGATCCGCTTCGAGGGCAACAACGCGTTCCCTGACCACAAGCTGGAGAACCAGATGAAGACCAAGGAAAAAGGTCTCCTCTCCTTCCTTACCAAGTCCGGCCGTATCGATCTGGACCAGCTCGCTGAAGACGAAGAGGCTGTGCTCGAGTTCTACCGTGACAATGGTTACCTCCGCGTGCGCAGCACTGGTTTCCAGCGTGTGCCAGTCAAGGGTGGTCGCGTGGATCTCGTGATGACTATCAACGAAGGCGCCCGCTACACCGTGAATAGCGTGGGCTTCGGCAAGATGAGCGTCTTCACTGCTGAGGAAATGGGCAAGGTACTTACCCTGAATGCTGGTGACAGCTACTCTTCCAAGAAGATGCGCCAGGACATCACCACCATCCGCAGCTACTACGGCTCCCGTGGTTATGCCGATGCCGAGGTGAATCCGGACATCCGCAACGCTGGTCCAAACAGCGTGAACATCATTTACCGCGTGATCGAAGGTTCACGCTATAAAGTAGGCCGCGTGACCATCGAAGGTAACAACGTGACCAAAGACAAGGTGATCCGCCGTGAGATCCCGCTCAAGCCGGGTGACAACTTCAACACCGTGGACCTGGAAACCACTCGCAAGCGTCTCCGTGGTCTGAACTACTTCAACAACGTCTACGCTGAAGGTGAGCCAAGTGGCCAGAGAGGCTACCGTGACATCAACGTGCTGGTAAACGAGAAGAAGACTGGCTCCGTCCAGTTCGGTCTCGGGTTCAGCTCCATCGACAGCATCGTAGGTTACATTAACCTCGAGCAGACCAACTTCGATATCACTGATCCATGGAGCTTCACCGGTGGTGGTCAGCGCTTCGGCATGAACCTCCGTCTTGGTACCGAGCGTCGTGACTTCAAGATCTCTCTCGTGGAGCCATGGTTCCTCGGTCAGCGTCTCTCCCTCGGTGGTGAGCTCTTCTACCGCGACCAGCTCTACCTTTCCGACGAGTACGACCAGCGCGACTTCGGTGGTGCGGTCTTCCTCCGCAAGCCTCTCAGCAGCAAATCCTACGTCCGTGGTGAGTACAGACTGCAGAAAATCCGCATCGATGTGGAAGATGATGTGGCTCCGACTTCTGTCTTCCAGGAGTTCGATGGCGACTATGTACGTAGCTCCCTCGGTCTGACTTATGTTTACGACAGCCGCGACGCTCAGGTGACTCCACGCAGTGGTCACAAGTTCGAAGCAGGTCTGGACGTAGCCGGTCAGTTCCTCGGTGGCGATGTGGATACCATCACTCTGAATATCGAAGGCTCCAAGCACTGGAACCTCTGGTTCGACAGTATCCTCACTCTTCGTGGCCGCGCTTCCGTGGTAGAGTCCGATGGTGTGACTCCGATCTTTGACCGCCAGTTCCTCGGTGGTGCCCGTGACCTCCGCGGTTTCGAATACCGCGACATCGGTCCACGTGACACTGGTGTAGGTAACACGAACGAAGTTTACGGTGGTGATACCGCTGCCTACGCGACCGTCGAGTGGTCCTTCCCGATCGTGGAAACAGTCCGTGGTGCGATCTTCTACGACACAGGTTTCGTCAACGAGGACAGCTGGGACTTCGGTCCGGATGATCTCTACAGCGATGCTGGTGTTGGTCTCCGCCTGAACATCCCGGCAATCGGCCCACTGGCTCTCGACTACGCGGTGCCAGTTTCCTCTCCGGATGATGAGTCTGACCAAGGTGGTCAGTTCAACTTCTACCTCGACTTCGCATTCTAAGCAGTCGAATCAAGGAATGATTTTTACAAAGCCCTGCGGGAAACCGCGGGGCTTTTTGTGTCTGGCGCAGGGGGGTGGTGTCTAGGCAGGGTATTTTTTCTCACCACGAATCGCACGAATCGCACGAATCGCACGAATCGCACGAATCGCACGAATCTCACGAATCTCACGAATCTCACGAATCTCACGAATCTCACGAATC encodes:
- a CDS encoding sialate O-acetylesterase — its product is MRLLHILAFTLLAASSALAEHYKLFVLTGQSNSLGVTNFGEADPTSGSDPADDHVKFYWHNVASATTSLGDSGGVFTSLQDQQGGYYPGSATHWGPEIEFSRTLYRAGVRNFGIIKASRGGGGNTLWSKSAGGHMYSHVVDTVTAATTTLTSNGDTFEIVGLLYVQGESNTSTEASIADTRFTELITSLRSDLPNATNMYGVIGGITAAGSSRDTTRAKHASLAAGDATISYIDNLDLELGGDNLHLTKAAKIRSGERFAQEFFAQNIVSRWYGKLAFIGDSITQGGAGHSSYRYQIFKNLAEKSVPKNATTGYQFVGSVTGAYQNNPGSTADHNGQSFDNIHDGHWGWRAFWENARVPLPSGRYNTNNLGQGTLLNWTGQSLTFETSDAPTTKAYTGTTYTPDTASILIGINDLAGGSSPTQVRDDISLMIDQLQAANPNVSIFLNHVLHTNQAASLQTNVDTTNGLLQALADSKTTATSSVWVCDPSTGFDPVTMTHDNVHPNLTGEIYVAARIAARLGLTETPENEAADNSPPHEEKDCSTFSNKYEGNEIYDGSNYINSWTEVTPADTAESLVGDGTDLRRDHTGYTGGAWLEGTNTGWSANNDSNWTLEIRMKVTSAANGIALWLGTGNDIAMPVIYDDRTTSFSTRYDVAHTNNDGAYHTFRVANDANNNVYHLWRDGVRLTPVAGVSYDSTSNDERLIIGDTTSGSLGDNYNVDIDYICYDQTGAYLPIHADTDGDGISDSWEYQYYGDILSADASADEDKDDKTTLQEFLANTDPMDNSSRLHPDTFSWDQSGNFSTSVYSSSIRLYSLYTSTDLGKSDPWTLVDGPKQGNDTFLILQDTTSGNSATQRFYRIEASLP
- the lgt gene encoding prolipoprotein diacylglyceryl transferase — protein: MLATYIHDLDPVIFSITDSIKLRWYGLAYLLAFVVGYYLLKWLGNKKLWVLPGNQAGDFIAYAAFFGVFLGGRIGNVLIYQRAELMEDPSMIFRVWEGGMASHGGILGLMIFTLVYSRMKKVSWTGLGDALCVVAPLGLMFGRIANFINGELYGRIDRGFAWAMKFPETMWEPGAPESERVSQAMLAAVDADPRGTYAKFYNEMGQGIGPETGALNREALLQGIRESDKVKEAVGQYLEPRYPSQLFQAALEGLALFLILFAVRMKFPKLAHGVLTGLFFIFYAIFRISMENFREPEIVNRSYFGIEITEGQFWSIFMIFIGLAFLVKAKISVGKKSIFNHGGL
- a CDS encoding DUF3472 domain-containing protein: MKPTHALLALLPLISPLTAAEDLCAQPSPKEMADELGIKLPRSPWHVANIFWTLEEDVKNFESFSQTITVDRDVPDTYNLYISPVGNSKINGLQFYGGIQTNVNGWDNKESRTRVHRGHGAIFSRWSHDQKTPIGLEHVQTADPSCLVESAGYEGEFASVRRPIKWGKGTWTYEVRKAETDEQKNTWFECRIKSPDGTWTPVGKLRFEGDSFTFSKNLSAFVEVYSTAKIRRSNIPKVNVTFGWPQINGKPAKVKKSTAFYPNKPPQASPDCAKISAKGENTLVEVGPIFKRDPKTRSHKLEHTAPKAE
- a CDS encoding family 16 glycoside hydrolase — protein: MKSTKLIFALALLSSHAFADEIPLFDGKSLKGWKGDTTYWKVEDGAITAESTPEHPCSKTTYLRYTGKQFSDFELTLSFRFLSKQGNSGIQYRSQASKDSFAIKGYQADLETGTNYSGILYDQDGRGIVAKRGQKMRISPDGKKQTEPLPSGELAQKSIKPGEWNSYKIVADGNKLMHFINGHKTVEVIDEDKKHKDAKGWIALQLHQGPAMKVQFKDLMMLELDHDKNDKPETITTLPGFQTEKLYTVPKEQGSWVSMTFDDAGNLYACDQHGALYRILLENGKVVKVEQLESPGMAQGLCWANGSLYMGVSMKNPGVYRLTDTNKDGKFDQQELLIKLKSGGEHGLHAIVQSPTGELYYSAGNHTPLPAGATSPSNGNWQEDHLLTRLLDPRGHATQIKAPGGHIVRFGADGSNPEIIATGFRNAYDIAFSPQGELFAYDSDMEWDAGTPWYRPTRVMHVTKGAEYGWRTGTSKWPAYFADSLPAMIDIGPGSPTGVLFGTQADFPQKYRDALFILDWTFGRIYALHLSPQGSSYTATKEEFISGKPLPLTDATIGPDGAIYFLTGGRRLASSLYRVSYKGKLSESPSTLERPPLAGLTDTLTKSPNLDTVWKHLDHPDRRVSYHARLALEGIPLKDWIDQYRSETNPYKVIHASIALARLGKNGETLLEKLNTLPFDELDRENKLAYLRALSLAYIRNQLPVDSPASIKTRILLEKSFPTDDFASNVELARQLIKLRSTDALNKTLTLMETSVNEAQDIDQNLIKGNDRYGKDFEKMLANQPNAKGIQFALILMSAEQGWNPATTTRYFQWLYEAELRDGGASYKGFIKNIQKEALKRFSPELQQSIAKLPRPKAKKEPVYVAKGPGQAWTVQTALAASQDLSKASYENGRKMFHATLCIRCHTHGNAGGDSGPNLTNLSTRFSKKDILKAIVDPSAEVSEQYHFQQINLKDGTSLFGKVLSRDDKQTVIATTAFDLQQTTTIDSSKIQSVAPSTTSPMPPALIYSLNPDELRDLMKFLTTGKE
- a CDS encoding Imm50 family immunity protein, translated to MPETPPLKNVHQVTEAFGYFPVFHDAEVISLSCHRGAPDTGSPSIDFTLHAWEMTSELTESGHYQLGKHHLITFRFHGVDHVKLDHWNYQNVLFELIIREIEEPSDHALLTVDFSSSFGLEGGFRAISGEIISVTPCDEDGVALK